The window GTCATTTGGAATACAACAGTGAACAAAGGGGATTTAGGCCCTGCCCCTGTGGCCTATATCATTTCAGCAGGAAGCTTTAGTTTATTATCAGCAATGCCACCGTCTCCAGGGATGTCAGCCCGGCTGCAGTGATTCTGGCCTGGGTTGAGGGTCTGGAACCCCACCCGGGTGAGGGCCTGAGTGACCCTGAGCTTATGAGGGGCCATTCTGGCTGAGATATCCAAGGGCCGGTGACCGTGTGCTTCTGTCTCCTCTCGTCACTGCAGTGGTGTCAGATCTGTGTGCCACGGGCGACCATGACTGTGAGCAGGTGTGTGTCAGCTCCCCGGGCTCCTACACCTGTGCCTGCCGCGAGGGCTTCACCCTGAACAGTGACGGCAAGACCTGCAATGGTCAGTGGGCCGGACACAGGCAGCCTGGGGAGGGTGGCGGGGAGGGGATGGGGCCTTGGCCAGTCCCCAGGAAGCTCACCCGAGCCTCCCTGCTCCTTGCCTCTGGACCAATCTGCAATGGATGTCTTctatggacttgtggacacagagggggaaggagagggtgggatgaattgaaagagtaGTATTGACATGTATTCACTCCCGTGTGTAGAGCAGATAGCTAGAGGGAAGCTGCtgtggcttcccgggtggctcagtggtaaagaatctgcctgccaatacaggcaCTGCAGGAGatacagctttgatccctgggtcgggaagaccccctggagggggaaatggcaaccccctttaGTATTCTATCCAGgataatcacatggacagaggagcctggtggactgcacagtctctggggtcataaaaagttggacacaacttagtgactgagcaggcaggcaggggaagctactgtagagcacagggagctcagctcagtgccctaTGatgcctagaggggtgggagggaggctcaagaggcttgtgtatacatatggctgattcatgctgttgtacagcagaaactaacacgacattgtaaagcaattatcctccaatttaaaagaaagagatgTCTTCTAGAGTTTGATGTTTGCAGTTCTCTTCTCACTGTCCCTCTTTCTGCCACTGTGGATGGTGGGTTTAGTGTCGGGGAAGGAGTTATATAGTCTTGAACTCACATCTTGGTGCCACTACTTCTGAGTTGTGTGATTTAACCATGTTCAGAGCTTCAAGTTTCAATGCTGGAGTTTAGGCTTCCCAGAGGGAGTTTTGAGGCCCAAATGGGATGATCTTCTGAATAGCTGTTGGGTGTGGTGGGTCCCCAGCCACTGGCTGGGAAGAATGACTGTGTCCTTAAGCTTCACCTCCGTGCCTTCCTACCCTCTCCAGTCTGCAACGGTGGCGGGGGCAGTTCGGCTACTGACCTGGTCTTCCTCATTGATGGGTCCAAGAGTGTGCGGCCGGAGAACTTTGAGCTGGTGAAGAAGTTCATCAACCAGATTGTGGACACGCTGGATGTATCGGACAAGTTGGCCCAGGTGGGGCTGGTACAGTACTCAAGCTCTGTGCGCCAGGAGTTCCCGTTGGGCCGCTTCCACACCAAGAAGGACATCAAGGCAGCTGTGCGGAACATGTCCTACATGGAGAAGGGCACCATGACTGGGGCTGCCCTCAAGTACCTCATCGATAATTCCTTCACTGTGTCCAGCGGGGCTAGGCCTGGTGCCCAGAAGGTGGGCATTGTCTTCACTGATGGCCGGAGCCAGGACTACATTAACGATGCTGCCAAGAAAGCCAAGGACCTTGGTAGGTGCTGCTGGGACCCCAAACACCACCAATGGCCAGGGGTGCTCATGGAACAGCTCAGTTTCAGTTTAGCTTAGGTCTGTTCTGATGAGTGCCCTAAACCCAGGTTCGATATAAATGAggtttgtccaactctttcttaTACTGACACCAAAACTGAAGCCCCAGAAGAGTAAGTGGCTTGTTCTGATGGTCTTTTGGTAAGTGAGACTTGGAACTTTTCCAGTTGAATATTTCCAAGAGCACACCATCTGTTGGCAGGCAAGCCCATTTTGGGACAAGCCTGAGTCTCAGCTTTATCACCTATCAcctattaaatgaaaataatagcaacCAGTAGACGGATATTATAAGGGTTACATGAGATTACAAAATTCTCAGTACAGGGAGTCAGTACAAGTCTGATATATGGTAGCATCTCAGTAAATGTTGATTTCCTCAATGTCTTTGTCCCAGGCATTGTGCCTGCAATTCCAGCATCTGCCACTAGGAGGTGACGGGTTTGATTGCCTGGGCATTCCCCAGATTTATCCATGGTTGCCTGTccccacagtgaaagtgaagtgaagtgaaagtcactcagtcgtgttcgactctttgcaaccccataaactatacaggccagaatattggagagggtagcctttcccttctccaggggatcttcccaatccagggatcgaacccaggtctcctgctttgcaggcagattctttaccagctgagccacaaagaatactggagtgggtagcctatcccttctccagaggatctccctgacctcggaattgaaccggggtttcctgcattgcaggcggattccttaccaactgggctatcagggaagctgccTGTCCCCATGGCCACCATTATTCACCTTGTTCCTCTTGGTAGGCTTtaaaatgtttgctgtgggtgtgGGCAATGCCGTGGAGGATGAGCTGAGGGAAATCGCCTCGGAGCCCGTGGCAGAGCACTATTTTTACACAGCTGACTTCAAGACCATCAACCAGATTGGCAAGAAGTTGCAGAAGAGGATCTGTGTGGGTGAGTGAGACCAGAAAGGGCACCggtgggaggagcaggtgggGCTCTGATgatacgtgtgtgtgtctgtttgtgtaACCATCCTGGACTAGATATGAGTGGGGAAAACAGGAGCTGGGATAGCATCATGAGTTGGCAGAACTGGGAGGAGGGTGGACCAATctgacttttcagttcagtcactcagtcgtgtcagactctgcgaccccatggactgcagcacgccaggcttccctgtctttcaccatctcctagagtttgtacaaactcatgtccatcgagtcggtgatgccatccaaccatctcatcctctgttatccccttctcttcctgccttcaatctttcccagcatcaggatcttttccaatgagccaattcttcacatgaagtggccaaaatattgcagtttcagcttcagcatcagtccttccaatgaatattcaggactgatttccttgaaggttgactggtttgatctccttgcagtttaaggaactctcaagagttttctctaacaccacagttcaaaagcatcaattcttcggtgctcagctttctttatagtccagctctcacatccatacatgactggaatgtatacatgactggaaaaaccatagttttgactagacggacctttgtcagcaaaataatgtctctgctttttactatgctgtctaggttggtcatagcttttcttccaaggagcaagcatcttttaatttcatggctgcagccaccatctgcagggattttggagcccaagaaaataaagtctgtcactgtttccattgtttccccatttgccatgaagtgatgggaatggatgccacaatcttcgttttttgaatgtcgagttttaagccagctttttcactctcctcttctcctcTGTGATTTTTTACAGCCAGCAAACATGTACTGAATGCTCGTCTACAAGCGGCACTGTTCTCAGTGCTCTCCAAATGTGAAATCATTTAATCCTATTTGGTAGGAatattgttatccccattttagagacaGGAAAACCAAGGCCAGAGGGGTGGAACAACTGAGTAACTggaggagccaggatttgaaccctgcttcctctcctggttcccagtggtaaagagtgTAGATTCCCCAGTCAGACAGGCCTGAGTTTGCATGTTTGCTTTGACACTAACTAGCTGCTGGCTCTGGGCAAGTTGTTTTCCTTCTTGAGTTCTTCGTTTGTAAAACGGGATTGATAACAAACCCAAAGAGTTGGAGTGAGGAGTCACCAAGATGACCTCGGGGCCCCCAACTACAGCGTCCTGCACGTCGTAGGTGGTCAGCATTGGGGAGGCTGTTTTGGAGTTCTTTATCAGCGTTTTGAGGGGTCAGGAAGACATTCAGGGATGGCCCCCTCCGTCACTCCTGGGAGCTCTGTCTCAGGAACTCTACACGTCTCCCTGCCTTCTTGCATCTCCCAGGCCCCACACTCCCCCAAGGCACTCCAGTTCTGGCCCTGAGCAGTGACTACCCGCCTCCCTGGCAGGCAGCCACTCACCAtctcctttccctttccccaCTTTCTGCCCACCCCAGAGGAAGACCCGTGTGCTTGCGAGTCCATCGTGAAATTCCAGACCAAAGTGGAGGGGCTGCTGCAGGCCCTGACCCGGAAGCATATCCTTTCCCAGAAGCCTCTGCGAGGAGGGGGAGAGGTCAAGAGGGCCCTGTGGTGGCGGGGAGGAGAGAGCCTTGCCCCTTGTGTGGTGGGGTCGGGCAGGCTCCTGCTGAAGACGGGCTGGATCCTGGCCCGGGAGGCTGGCCCTGGCTTTGGTACTGACAAGGGAGAGGCAGAAACCAAGAGCTAGAAGCTGGGCACACACGGAGTCCTGGATATGCTCGGGAAAACGTGGTGCCTATGGACTCCGCTTTCTCAGGCGCTCGGTGACCTGCctacccaccagactcctctcagATGGGGCTGCACCCCGCACAGCTCCCCGGGCTCAGGCAGGACTAGGCGGGTACCCAGAAGGCCTAAAGCTGcacctgggcagggctgggctttCCAGACCCACCGTAACTGCCGGCTTGTTTTTGGAAAGCACCCTCCTGAGGCCGTGGATGGGTAAGTTTTGACACTGGCGAAAGCACacgctatggggagggaggagagaaagtcCTGGAAGCGGGGCCCGGAGTGCAGGTGCCACCCCGTCACCGCCCTGCTCCAGTCAGCCCTCGCCTCCTTAACTCCCAGTCCACTGGAAGCTGTGAGTAAGCGGCTGGCCATCCTGGAGAACAGAATCGTCTAAGCCCGCCTGTCCCCAGTGCAGCTCACGGAGCCCTGCGTGTGTCCCCTGGAGCCCAAGTTTAGTCTAGCTTTGCCAGTTCAGCGAGAGGGGTTTGGGAGGTGGGGTCCCAGGACAGGACTGGGCTTTTTCCTCTCCCACCCTTCGAGCCTGGGGGGAGTGTGCGTTTGAGTGTGTGTGCTGGGAGAGTGTGCCTGTTCGGGAGCGCacgcgtgtatgtgtgtgtgtgtgtgtgtgtacacccaaGGGTAGGCATGTGACTAGGAACATGAGTGAGAACACAGGGGTGAGTGTGGGAGGAACTgcgtttgcattttttttttaatcaaaagctTAATatattcctgtttgtttttttcagttcacTCTTTCTTGACTGTGAGTGCTGTGAATTTCTTTTCTGGTTTCTGTATTCCCTTTTGAAAAACCATTAAATGTGATTTAACGTAAGCAGTGAATGAGGCTGGTGGCCGTGTGGTCATTTGGGTGGCAGGAGGAAGAACTTGTGGGGGTGGCAGGCGATGAGTTTGCTCGGAGGAACTCAGCAATGGTGTCAGCAGGGAAGATGGCCACTGCTCCCCAACCCGCGCGTGTCTGTCTTGACTTTTCAGTTACAGATTCATTGATGAGATCTCTGTTCATCCTCCGAGCAACCTTACCCAGAACAGACTTgagtcattcccattttacagatgggacaCCTGAGTGTCTGAGTGACAAGATGACTGGCTCGTTGGAGACACAGGGCTCTTGAATCTGGGACTTTGAGACATCAAGAGAAAAAGGCATCAGAGAAGAAGGGCAGTGGCACCAGAGAggaccatccatccatccatccatcattcatccatccatcattcatTCAGGCAACACACAAAGAGCCTATGCCCCATGTCAGGTGGTGGGGAGATGGTGGCCTGTGGAAAAGACACAGTCCCGTCTCTTCCATTGGGCAGGGTGCCCTGTTACCCCAGTTGAGAGGTTTAGGTTGCCAGGAGCCCCTGGGATGAGTGAatgagtgcgtgtgtgtgaggTTGGTGATGAGCAGGGTTGCAACCTGAGCCCGGGCtggccctctgccctctgcccggCACCATGCCCTCCCTTGGAGTTCTCTCTCTTGCTTCCTGGTCAGCAGCCTCAGCCCCACGCCCAACACAAACAGTTGCAGCCTCCACCTCAGGGACAGTACCAGGAAGGTCTTTGACCACCATGTCCCCCCGACCCAGTCACAGGTGCCTCCCCCAGGGGAGCTTGGAACCCATTCTCGTTTAATGGAGCACCTTTAGCATAAGTACTAGATTCATACCTGAGAGCTTGTAAAAGGCTTTTATAAGAAGCTCAGACCATCCTGAAAGATCTTCCTTAGAAGGAAGATCAAGGAGGTAGAACCAACACCACCAGCAACACCCAGGAACTAACCTGTGTGTTGGTAAAACAGCACAACCTTCTAAGAGCAATGTAAAAGTCATACAGCCTTGCACAGCTTTTAcccttggcacagccaaattggCAAAGCCCTTTTTTGGTGCCAATTTCTGGATGAAGGTTTTTTCTCATCTGAAGAGGCTCCTTGTCACAGCCCCTGTGGCAATTGCTCAGTCCTCACTTCTTGTCTCCTGAGATTATCCCCACAACCCACCCCCAGCATGTCCACGGGGGCAGGGCGGCAGGGTCATGTGAATACAGGATAACCTTGGCTCCTGGACTCAGCTAATTGGTCAAAGGGGGTCACGTGACTCAAGTTGGGCCAATTGCTGCCTCTCTTCTGGGAATTTGGAAGTGTGGACCCTAGTTACGGGGCACCTGCTGCTGGAGCTGGGCGGTCTCTCTTCTTCCAGGTGTGCCGAAAGGCTGAGATTGGTGGTTTCTCTCCTCAGGAGGGAGAAAAGTAGCATTTACTGAGTTGCTGATGGCCTTCTGGTCTAAGGCTGTTTCAGTGACCTGTTGCTGTAAAACAAACCACCCCAAAGTCAACAAGCCACCTTAGTGGCTTGAAGCAACCACCTGTTATTGTGTGACTCTGTGGCTCAGTTGGGTGGTTCTTCTGCTCCACCTGGTGTTGGCTGCGGCTGCAGTGATGAGTCCCCACCAGGCTGGAGCATATAGTGTGGCCCATGCCCATGACTGCTGCCTCAGTGGAGACAGTTGTCAGACTGGGTCcctgtctttgtctctctctccacgTAGTCTCAGGGCCTTACTTTCTCCATATGGGCTTTTCAGCAGGGGAACTGGACTTCTTACATGGCAGCTCAGGGCTTCCAGAAATTTCTGAGGCCCAAATTGCCCCTGTATGACTTCCACTGCATTTTGTTGGTCAAAGTAGTTACAGGCTAGCTCAAGTTCAAGGGTGGAGAGATAAACTTCACCTCTTCTCCATGGGGGGAGAGTGACAAGGAATTTGTGGCCATATTTAATCTACCACCTGGGGTCATTCACCGGCCCCCTACTTGGGCCTGGCTGCACTCCCTGCCTGGCCGTGCGTGAGACACCCAGTGAACCTCAGCAAAGTTAAACATGGTCAAATCACTTTCTGTTTCATGCAACGCAAAAGCCCTGACTTGGCTGTCTCCTCACCTGCATCTCCCCCCAACCCATGTGAGGCCTTGGTCTTCTGGTTCTCCACTTTCAATTCTGGGAAGTGACTGGAGCATCCTGGCTTCTAGCTCCTCTGTGGCCTGCTAACTTGGCGGAGCCTTTCACCTGAGTCCCGCAGGCTACAAGCGTGGAAGAAAACTACTAGCCTTGCCTCGTGATGAGGTTGCAGGATGTGAATAAGGAAAAAATAGGAGGCATTCAGTGTGGTGCCCACCCACACTTTGCATCCGGAGTGGAGCtggcatcactgatgccatcTGGGGGTGGCTTCCTGGCCTCAGGAACACACCCACACCTGTCAGCTCCTCAACACCTCCCTTGCTCCCATCTGGCACTGATGTCCCTTGAGATGCTGTGGCCACTTGGCCTCCAGTGGCTGTGCCACTTGCTGGGAGGCCACCCCAGAGAGTGCACTGTGGCTCCCTGCAAGCATTCTGCTCCTCAGCAGGGAGCTTGGCCCCTCGGTGTTATGTTAGCAGGTGCCCATCCTCTGGCCCCAGCAGGAAGCTGAGGCGAGCACAGCCTTCCCTCTGGTGTGAGCAACAGCCTGAGGGCCAAGGCTCAGGAGGCCAGGCAGGGAGGGGTACCAGCCTGGGGGCCTCTGGGAACAGTGGCCACTCTATCACACAGTCACTTGGCAAACTTGTACCGCACCAATGCCAGGCCCTTGTCTGGgtgctagagagagagagagagaacaaaacagACTGCGGTCCCCGTGTTCATGGGTGACATTCCAGCCACACCTATTTCTGCTTATATGAACCTGCACAGGTCACCCTGTCTCCCTGTGGACCTTAGTTCTTCATCTGTTAGATGGAGAGATgatccaggaacatggaataaaTGAGGAGAAATCTCCAAGGAAGCAGGTGGTGTGCACTCAAAGACCAAAAGCTGTGAACACTTCCTTGATGAAATCAAAGAAACGAAGATAGCAAAGTACCCAGGGGGAACCTCTCTGGCCTGGCAGAGACCAAGTATTGGGCCCCAAGGTTCAAGGAAATATCCCATGGGGACGTGATGGCAGGTGGTTGTCTTTGGAGTCACACATCCCTGGCTTGAGTCCCCTGCAACCCCTTTGCCTTGAACAAATTCCTACTTTCTCTGATGTCAGCTTCCTCAACAGTAAGCAGGGCAACAGCACGCTTCTCCCAGTGGTCATCACATAGGCAGACAGAGGGCTTGGTATGGGTGTGGCCAGCCCTACAggaatccctggaggaggcagcagagggggATTTGAGGGGAGTGGGAGGGCTGGGCCTGCAGGGGAAAGCCCTGCATGGGAAATCTGGAAAGTGAGTTGtgtagggagggagagaggagctgaaaaGCCACATGTTGCGGGGGAGGCGTGGAGGGCTCGGGGGAGGAAGGGAGCCGTGAGTCAGGCTGTGGGGTTGCAGGGACAGTTTCTGTCTGATTGCTCCCTCCTTCCACATATACTAAGCATCCTCAAAggccaaagggcttcccaggtggctcagtggaaaagaattcacGTGCCAATGCAAGGAGACACAGTAGGCTTGTGTCttcccagggtttgatcccttggtcaggaagatcccctggaggaggaagtggcaacccactccagtattcttgcctagagactcccatggacagaggaacctggcaggctacagtccatggggttgcaaagagtctgacacgactgagcaactaacacatactttCTTTACTTCTAGTCAACAGacccttttctttaataattaaagcaAATGTATAATGTTTGTTTGATAAGCCAATGTTTCTTTGATCAAGGGTGTGCCACAGGGGCTCATAATGGAGGGTCCAGTCAAGTCatgcaggggtggggaggtgtcCTGGAAGAGGTGGACTTGAGCATGGATCTGAAGGTGGTTTAAGAGGAAGGTGAAAGGGATGGTGGAGAAGAACATGTCAAGAAGAGGGAACAGCACATGCAAGGTCCCTGAGGCAGAAAGGCATGTGGTCCTCCAAGGGTCTGGATGCAGCTCTACCTGGGGGACGGGGGACATTCAGGAACAGGGACAGGGCCCAAGACCAGACTGGGCAAGGGCTCCATCTGTGGTGGGATGTGAAGCCATGGAAGTGTTTTAAGTGAGGAGGTAAAGGGACCAGATTTATAAATTACCAGTAGCACTCCTGTTTTTCTTACAAATCCTCAGATGGAGTGTGAGTTGGGCTGCGAAGAGACCTCAGCTGGGATGGGCACAGACCAGACATCCATGTCACATCCCTAAGCTGGGTCGGGTGCAGGCAGCTGACCTGCCTGTCGGGGTGAGGCAGTGAGACCCGGGCTGGTTTAAACATTTTGGGGAGAGTTGAGAAACTGCTTCTGAAGATGGTGCTGGAGGCCCCGATGCATCTGTGCAGTAACCCTCGGAGGCAATATGACTGTTCCGTGTGATGAGACTTGTCCGAGTCAGTGGAAGAGCTGATTCCTTGGTTTATCTGACGATAAGGCTTTTCTCAAGAACAGCCCATACTGAGCTCTGCTGCTTGTGATAACAGATTTCAAGCCCAAGTAGGCGCTTGGCAGACCCCAGTGACCTCCCCGCCGCCCCCAGCCCTGGCAGTCAGCAGGCTCACGGTCTGGCTGAGGGTAAACCTGGTTGTGGAGGAGCCTGAGGCTGGATCTTGGAGGGCAGAGGGGACAGGGTCGGACCCCAGAGGTGAGGACTGGTGGGGGCCAGGCAGGGAGTAAGGGCCTCCTCAACAGACTGGGGTTGGAGAAGGGGCCAGCCATGGAGAAGGCTCAGAACCCAGTGCCAGGGAGGGTTCCCAGAACGAAGGCTGGGGGAGGCCACAGCTCAGAGGCTAGAACCAGGGGGCCTGATGCTATTTGGGTCAGGCCTGGCCTTGGCCCCAGTCCAGGCTGAGCTGAGGTGGCTTGGGGACCTGGAGCCTCAGGGTTTTCTATGAAAGCAACAATTGGAGAAGGGTGAGTGCCCAGGATATGGCCATTatgctggggtggggaagggggactGCTTCCTGTTTCCAACATTCCTGCCTGAGGAATTCCATGCCTGGAGGGAGAGTAAGACACACGGAGAAGCACAGAGCTCAAACACCGGAAGGCTGGTCCACAGGCACCCTGGGGCAGAAGAGGGTGTTAGAGCTCCTGGTGGTAAGTGACAGAAAGTCTACACCAAGCAGCTTAAGCCCGAGAAGGGAGTTGGTGGGATCCAGTGACTGAAGGTGCTGcagggagtgggatggggtggggtggggtggggtggggtcggggGGCGGGTACAGGGATCACAGTGTTGTCAAGCCTTGGTCTCTCTCCACTCTTGACTCTGGTCTCCATCTCCATGGCCTCAGGCCCGGGCACGTCCTCTCCTGGAGACAGCCCATGAGCTCTGCACTGACCCTCTGCCAGCTCCAAGTGTGTGGCCATTCCTACAGTTCAGTCCCCTTGGATCTGACTGGGTCCTCCACTCACCCTTGAGCCATCATTGTGGCC of the Bubalus kerabau isolate K-KA32 ecotype Philippines breed swamp buffalo chromosome 3, PCC_UOA_SB_1v2, whole genome shotgun sequence genome contains:
- the MATN1 gene encoding cartilage matrix protein — encoded protein: MRALSGPRPVLCGLLLLLFQAPCASGLAPLSRGHLCRTRPTDLVFVVDSSRSVRPVEFEKVKVFLSQVIESLDVGPNATRVGLVNYASSVKQEFPLRAHSSKAELLQAVRRIQPLSTGTMTGLAIQFAITKALSDAEGGRPRSPDISKVVIVVTDGRPQDSVRDVSARARAGGIELFAIGVGRVDKATLQQIASEPQDEHVDYVESYSVIEKLSKKFQEAFCLVSDLCATGDHDCEQVCVSSPGSYTCACREGFTLNSDGKTCNVCNGGGGSSATDLVFLIDGSKSVRPENFELVKKFINQIVDTLDVSDKLAQVGLVQYSSSVRQEFPLGRFHTKKDIKAAVRNMSYMEKGTMTGAALKYLIDNSFTVSSGARPGAQKVGIVFTDGRSQDYINDAAKKAKDLGFKMFAVGVGNAVEDELREIASEPVAEHYFYTADFKTINQIGKKLQKRICVEEDPCACESIVKFQTKVEGLLQALTRKLEAVSKRLAILENRIV